Proteins from a genomic interval of Chanos chanos chromosome 3, fChaCha1.1, whole genome shotgun sequence:
- the tshz2 gene encoding teashirt homolog 2 has product MTGVGLKADVEAVQRFFPSALQLGLDSGDAQACHPTQKGVPQRQSICGREEEEAQKEEEDKAFFTSQKCCENAQLSASEESPARPRDLNDSVNLFAPLVSSSFNRLPQRAAMYEPDDDIGVQETIAEDEGENGVQTEEDSSERISPKAPEDRETDNKSSYSFQNSPLSVLSNQEVELESRLSDGSDRLSDFKTSSPPEGQKDEESNSAKLKDEMNSSLEKMRAAYSNFLSDSYWSNIGLDLKVCNTGSKANCDSTNGSTKSEFDWHQDALSKTLQQTLSPKPVSKPNLFSSVHLYRQNSKACGAVFTGASRFRCKDCSAAYDTLVELTVHMNKSGHYQDDNHSRQSIASTSSSKSRKRNLQDMEGKEDAQKVLKCMFCGHSFDSLQDLSVHMIKTKHYQKVPLKEPIPVITHKLVPPAKKRAYEITRPCSPDSTTGVAGYSEAPKSSGLPNVPNNRYGYQNGASYTWQFETCKSQILKCMECGSSHDTLQQLTTHMMVTGHFIKVTNSASKKGKQLALDPIAIEKMQALTEPTTNELEGEKPSPKSTASGDSEKTVEKEKLPDKVDESEDKGDKLEGEDQKTTDATFKYPYLREEDLEQGASGGGDILKSLANTVASAINKAQTGTPSWSAYPSIHAAYQLSGVIKNAPLSTSPPIQLKQTLNNKLRPIAPKGKFYQGIRGLESFQGHHYADIKKEKGGACDGKASQSIKFDLLENDDSDCRDDSSSSSKLDADCAGEGNDMIKAKLSPAFSDRGNPSPSPHASNGHSSSSELVTDSQEVLSINPLSALQSVLNNHLGKANKPRQESSLAARTQSIFSEMSRGLEKSTSVLSPSVGIRASDSFMFTNNDQPIDLTKHKHTKPSSSVLQSSTPMPQKHALSDIADMVKVLPKATTPKPSMPSRVPAVKLETDVRRFEDVSSEVYSVHKRKGRQSNWNPQHLLILQAQFASSLFQTSEGKYLLSDLGPQERMHISKFTGLSMTTISHWLANVKYQLRKTGGTKFLKNMDTGHPVFYCNDCASQFRTPSAFISHLESHLGFQIKDMSKLPMEHQTKVTEAELTKALSVRATEALVTEEDIDSKFKCKLCSRTFASNHAVKLHLSKTHSKSPENHSQYVEMDKE; this is encoded by the exons TGTTTGCTCCACTGGTCAGCTCCAGCTTCAACCGTCTGCCACAGCGTGCAGCGA TGTACGAACCAGATGATGACATCGGTGTCCAGGAAACGATTGCAGAGGATGAGGGTGAAAATGGTGTGCAGACTGAAGAAGACAGTTCTGAGAGAATCAGCCCAAAGGCtccagaggacagagaaacagacaacaaaagcagCTATAGTTTCCAGAACTCTCCCCTCAGTGTCCTCTCTAACCAGGAGGTCGAGCTTGAGTCTCGTCTGAGTGACGGCAGTGACAGGCTTTCTGACTTTAAAACTTCCTCACCTCCAGAGGGGCAAAAGGACGAGGAAAGCAACAGTGCAAAACTGAAGGACGAGATGAATAGCAGCCTGGAGAAAATGAGGGCTGCATATTCCAACTTCCTTTCAGATTCCTACTGGTCAAACATTGGACTTGATTTGAAGGTTTGCAACACCGGCAGCAAAGCAAACTGTGACAGCACCAATGGGAGCACCAAAAGTGAGTTTGATTGGCACCAGGATGCACTGTCCAAAACCCTGCAGCAAACGCTGTCTCCCAAGCCTGTGTCCAAACCTAACCTCTTCAGTTCGGTCCACCTGTACAGGCAAAACAGCAAAGCATGCGGTGCTGTCTTCACAGGAGCAAGTCGGTTCCGCTGCAAAGACTGCAGTGCGGCCTACGACACGTTGGTGGAGCTGACAGTGCACATGAACAAGAGTGGCCACTACCAAGATGATAACCACAGTAGACAAAGCATTGcttccacctcctcttccaagAGCAGAAAGAGGAACTTGCAAGACATGGAAGGGAAAGAGGACGCTCAGAAAGTGCTTAAGTGCATGTTCTGTGGCCACTCATTTGATTCACTTCAGGACTTGAGTGTCCACATGATCAAAACTAAGCATTACCAAAAAGTGCCTTTGAAAGAGCCTATCCCTGTCATCACACATAAATTAGTTCCACCAGCTAAGAAACGAGCATATGAAATCACAAGACCTTGCTCTCCTGACTCTACTACAGGGGTAGCAGGTTACAGCGAAGCTCCAAAGTCATCCGGACTTCCAAACGTACCCAACAACCGTTACGGTTATCAGAATGGTGCTAGCTACACATGGCAGTTTGAGACATGCAAGTCTCAGATTCTGAAGTGTATGGAGTGTGGAAGCTCTCACGACACCCTTCAGCAGCTGACCACCCATATGATGGTCACTGGGCACTTCATTAAAGTGACGAACTCAGCATCCAAGAAGGGCAAACAACTGGCCTTGGATCCTATAGCAATTGAAAAGATGCAAGCACTGACTGAACCAACCACTAATGAACTTGAGGGTGAAAAACCATCACCGAAAAGCACGGCGTCTGGAGACTCTGAGAAGACTGTGGAGAAAGAAAAGTTACCAGACAAAGTCGATGAAAGTGAGGACAAGGGTGACAAGCTGGAAGGTGAGGATCAAAAGACTACTGATGCTACTTTTAAGTATCCATATTTGCGAGAGGAGGACCTTGAACAAGGGGCCAGTGGAGGGGGTGACATACTGAAGTCTTTAGCTAATACTGTGGCCTCAGCAATCAACAAAGCTCAAACAGGGACACCCAGCTGGAGTGCTTATCCCAGCATCCATGCTGCCTACCAGCTCTCTGGGGTGATCAAGAACGctcccctctccacctctccacccATTCAGCTCAAGCAGACACTCAACAACAAGCTTAGACCAATTGCCCCCAAGGGGAAGTTTTATCAGGGAATCCGAGGACTCGAGAGTTTCCAGGGACATCACTATGCGGACATCAAAAAGGAGAAGGGTGGCGCTTGTGATGGGAAGGCGAGCCAGAGCATTAAGTTTGATCTGCTGGAGAATGATGACAGCGATTGTCGGGAtgattcctcctcctcttcaaaGCTGGATGCGGACTGTGCGGGTGAAGGGAACGACATGATCAAAGCAAAGTTAAGCCCAGCTTTCTCTGACAGAGGCAACCCATCACCGAGTCCGCATGCCAGCAATGGGCACAGCAGCTCCTCAGAGCTTGTCACCGACTCACAGGAAGTCCTTAGCATAAACCCTCTAAGTGCACTACAGTCTGTCCTGAACAATCATTTGGGCAAGGCGAATAAGCCAAGGCAAGAGAGCAGTCTGGCTGCTCGTACGCAATCCATATTCTCTGAAATGAGCAGAGGCCTGGAGAAATCCACCTCAGTGCTCAGCCCTTCTGTCGGAATCAGGGCCAGCGACAGCTTCATGTTCACAAACAATGACCAGCCCATAGacttaacaaaacacaaacacaccaaaccgAGCTCCTCCGTATTGCAGTCATCCACACCCATGCCCCAGAAACATGCGCTGTCTGACATTGCTGATATGGTCAAGGTCCTTCCCAAAGCCACGACGCCAAAGCCCTCGATGCCATCAAGGGTGCCTGCAGTGAAACTGGAAACGGATGTCCGACGGTTCGAGGACGTTTCCAGTGAGGTTTATTCAGTCCACAAGCGTAAAGGCAGGCAGTCAAACTGGAATCCACAGCACCTGCTCATTCTTCAAGCCCAGTTCGCTTCCAGCCTCTTCCAAACATCAGAGGGCAAGTATCTCCTATCTGACCTTGGGCCTCAAGAACGGATGCATATCTCAAAGTTTACTGGGCTTTCCATGACCACCATAAGCCACTGGTTGGCCAATGTCAAATACCAGCTTAGGAAAACAGGGGGCACCAAATTTTTAAAGAACATGGACACTGGTCATCCAGTGTTCTACTGCAACGACTGCGCGTCTCAGTTCCGAACCCCGTCCGCTTTCATCTCTCACCTCGAATCCCATCTCGGCTTCCAGATCAAAGACATGAGCAAACTGCCAATGGAGCACCAAACAAAAGTAACAGAGGCTGAACTGACAAAGGCCCTTAGTGTTCGGGCAACAGAGGCGCTGGTCACTGAGGAAGACATTGACTCAAAGTTCAAATGCAAACTCTGCAGTCGGACGTTTGCCAGTAATCACGCTGTCAAACTTCATCTGAGTAAAACTCACAGCAAATCACCTGAGAATCATTCACAATATGTGGAAATGGACAAAGAGTAG